The Hippea jasoniae genome has a window encoding:
- a CDS encoding FtsW/RodA/SpoVE family cell cycle protein, with protein MKKPLLYNPAFIVLPYFLLMSIGALEVWSSSYYFAYRFHHNPNFFFFWQLKYVVVSLVVAVFFSFLNYRFLDKLTVLLVVFSLFLLVLLHFKGVNIRGATRWLNIAGHRFEPSFVAEFSLLVYMAHFISKRINRGEELSESLYPFALVVGIFFVLIVTEPDVGSAVLVALVFMGVIYVYGFRFKSIILLGLPIAVIVALIIYSHPEKLQRIINFFITKKVNYQIHQALVALGSGGVFGQGVAKGVYKTIFVPDSYNDFILAGIGEDFGFVGVAFVLLLLLSIIWFGFEVSKRCRDLFGSVLALGITLFISIEALMNIFSVLHLIPPKGITLPFVSYGGTSLIVHGAYVGILLSIYSRCGGGKKGKLSV; from the coding sequence ATGAAAAAGCCCCTCTTATATAATCCAGCGTTTATTGTTCTGCCATATTTTTTACTGATGAGTATCGGGGCTTTGGAGGTATGGTCTTCATCTTACTATTTTGCATACAGGTTTCACCACAACCCCAATTTTTTCTTTTTCTGGCAGCTTAAGTATGTGGTGGTGTCGCTTGTTGTTGCTGTTTTTTTTAGTTTTTTGAATTACAGGTTTCTTGATAAGTTAACCGTTTTACTTGTTGTTTTTTCTCTTTTTTTATTGGTTTTACTGCATTTTAAAGGGGTAAACATAAGGGGTGCAACGCGCTGGCTAAATATAGCAGGGCACAGGTTTGAGCCATCCTTTGTGGCTGAGTTTTCTTTGCTTGTTTATATGGCACATTTTATTTCCAAAAGGATAAACAGGGGGGAGGAGCTTTCTGAAAGCCTGTATCCGTTTGCTTTAGTTGTTGGTATATTTTTTGTTTTGATTGTAACAGAACCCGATGTGGGTTCGGCTGTTCTTGTTGCTCTTGTTTTTATGGGCGTTATCTATGTGTATGGTTTTAGGTTTAAGAGTATTATTTTACTTGGTTTGCCCATTGCGGTTATTGTTGCTTTAATTATATATAGCCACCCCGAAAAGCTTCAAAGAATAATCAATTTTTTTATAACAAAGAAGGTTAATTATCAGATTCATCAGGCGCTTGTGGCTTTAGGCAGTGGTGGTGTGTTTGGCCAGGGTGTGGCAAAGGGCGTTTATAAAACGATTTTTGTGCCAGACTCGTACAACGACTTTATTCTTGCAGGCATTGGAGAGGATTTTGGCTTTGTGGGTGTTGCCTTTGTGCTTTTGCTTTTGTTGAGTATTATCTGGTTTGGTTTTGAGGTTTCAAAACGCTGCAGGGATTTGTTTGGCAGTGTGCTTGCATTGGGTATTACACTGTTTATATCGATTGAGGCTTTGATGAATATCTTTAGCGTTCTGCATCTAATTCCACCAAAAGGTATTACGCTGCCGTTTGTTAGCTATGGTGGAACGAGTTTGATTGTTCATGGTGCCTATGTGGGGATTCTGCTGAGTATATATTCGAGGTGTGGTGGTGGAAAAAAAGGTAAGCTATCTGTTTAG
- a CDS encoding histidine phosphatase family protein: MEKKVSYLFRYKPIDLFIIRHPEVENYADYVFNGTIDVGLSKKGYKQAEAIKKYFYDKDIEVVYTSPLKRCRIVAEQFKDICRIVVDERLKERNFGVFESLSWQMIEKRYPKEAKAFLEDPFNYKPPEGESFKEVFERGESFLNDYFSSLKNAIVIAHGGVNRVLITKLLNIKKDAILSISQDYVCLNHFQTDGRYVLAKMINGKVCFDRGF, from the coding sequence GTGGAAAAAAAGGTAAGCTATCTGTTTAGATATAAACCTATTGATCTGTTTATCATCAGGCATCCTGAGGTTGAGAATTATGCCGATTATGTGTTTAACGGCACAATCGATGTTGGTTTAAGCAAAAAGGGTTACAAGCAGGCTGAAGCTATAAAGAAGTATTTTTACGATAAAGATATAGAGGTTGTTTATACATCTCCTCTTAAACGCTGCAGGATTGTTGCAGAGCAATTTAAAGATATATGCAGAATTGTTGTTGATGAGAGGCTTAAGGAGAGAAATTTTGGTGTTTTTGAATCTTTAAGCTGGCAGATGATTGAAAAACGGTATCCTAAAGAGGCTAAAGCGTTTTTGGAAGATCCGTTTAACTATAAACCGCCTGAGGGTGAGAGTTTTAAAGAGGTGTTTGAGCGGGGGGAGAGTTTTTTGAATGATTACTTTAGCAGCTTAAAAAATGCCATTGTCATAGCCCACGGCGGTGTTAACAGGGTTTTGATTACAAAACTATTGAATATAAAAAAGGATGCGATTCTGTCAATTTCTCAAGATTATGTCTGCTTAAACCACTTCCAGACAGACGGTAGATATGTGCTTGCAAAGATGATTAACGGGAAGGTGTGTTTTGATAGGGGTTTTTGA
- the murI gene encoding glutamate racemase translates to MIGVFDSGVGGLSVVKHLIKRFKSDIVYLGDTARLPYGTKSAQTVVKYALQNARFLTNIGVDAIVVACNTASSVALDAIKEAFELPVFGVIEPAAKKAAQFGSVCVIGTTSTINSNAYKRKIELFNNKCEVRQKACPLFVPLVEEGLIDHEITYLAANYYLKGIRCDAMILGCTHYPLLKGVIKSVMGDTVLIDCGESLAESLDEYEDIFKGSLKLSFYTTDSEKKFAILGRMFLGEDFNSVKLVDLG, encoded by the coding sequence TTGATAGGGGTTTTTGATTCTGGCGTTGGTGGCTTGAGCGTTGTAAAGCATCTGATTAAGAGGTTTAAATCAGACATCGTTTATTTAGGCGATACGGCGCGTTTACCCTACGGCACAAAATCAGCCCAGACGGTTGTAAAATACGCTCTGCAGAATGCAAGATTTTTGACAAATATCGGCGTTGATGCTATTGTTGTAGCATGCAATACGGCAAGTAGCGTTGCTTTAGATGCTATCAAAGAAGCTTTTGAGCTACCTGTGTTTGGTGTTATTGAGCCTGCGGCAAAAAAGGCAGCCCAATTTGGGAGTGTGTGTGTGATCGGCACGACTTCAACGATAAATAGTAATGCGTATAAGAGAAAAATCGAATTGTTTAACAATAAATGCGAGGTTAGGCAGAAAGCATGCCCTTTGTTTGTGCCGCTTGTTGAGGAAGGACTGATTGATCATGAGATTACATATCTTGCGGCTAATTATTATTTAAAGGGTATAAGATGCGATGCGATGATACTTGGCTGCACGCATTATCCACTTCTAAAAGGCGTAATAAAAAGCGTTATGGGCGATACGGTGTTGATAGATTGCGGCGAAAGCCTTGCAGAATCGCTTGATGAGTATGAGGATATATTTAAAGGCAGCTTGAAACTTTCCTTTTATACAACGGATTCTGAGAAAAAATTCGCTATTTTGGGCAGGATGTTTTTGGGTGAGGACTTTAACAGTGTAAAACTTGTGGATTTAGGTTGA
- the hisH gene encoding imidazole glycerol phosphate synthase subunit HisH, whose translation MVRIAVVDYDSGNVRSVLKAVEFVGSEGVLTHDSDIIKNSDGVILPGVGAFGDCMDKLKKYNLVDTIKDVIDSEKPFLGICVGHQLLFETSYEFGKHRGFGLIKGEVKRFPSKRGFKIPHMGWNRVEFVKDNKLFYGIESGNYFYFVHSFYGVALDNSEIAKCNYIVEFTAAVNKGNLWGVQFHPEKSQKAGLKVIENFCKICEGVL comes from the coding sequence ATGGTTAGAATTGCTGTAGTTGATTATGATAGTGGCAATGTAAGAAGCGTGCTTAAAGCGGTTGAATTTGTGGGATCAGAAGGGGTTTTAACTCATGATAGCGACATTATAAAAAACAGCGACGGTGTTATATTGCCCGGTGTTGGTGCATTTGGTGATTGCATGGACAAACTTAAAAAATACAACCTTGTTGATACGATTAAGGATGTTATAGATAGTGAAAAGCCGTTTTTAGGTATATGCGTGGGGCATCAGCTGCTTTTTGAGACAAGTTATGAGTTTGGAAAGCATAGGGGTTTTGGCCTTATTAAAGGTGAGGTGAAAAGATTTCCCTCAAAAAGAGGCTTCAAGATTCCGCATATGGGCTGGAATAGGGTTGAGTTTGTTAAAGACAATAAGCTTTTTTATGGAATCGAAAGCGGAAACTATTTCTATTTTGTCCACTCCTTTTATGGGGTGGCTTTAGATAATTCAGAAATAGCAAAGTGTAATTATATTGTTGAATTTACTGCAGCTGTGAATAAAGGCAATCTGTGGGGGGTTCAGTTTCATCCAGAAAAAAGCCAAAAAGCTGGCCTAAAGGTTATTGAGAATTTCTGCAAGATCTGTGAGGGTGTTTTATGA
- the hisA gene encoding 1-(5-phosphoribosyl)-5-[(5-phosphoribosylamino)methylideneamino]imidazole-4-carboxamide isomerase yields MIVIPAIDIMDGKAVRLKKGKKDTAVVYSENPLEIVDYFNDIGIDRIHIVDLDAAFSGGRKNNRELIRKLASRAKAFVEVGGGVRSLLDVEELLCCYVNKVVVGTMPVKNPGEFEKVAERFSDRIIAGVDVENGFVKISGWEENPHIDYIAFLLKMRDMGINEAIITDIKKDGMLEGIDFEFYKDIALKTDLEIIISGGVKDIADIKKAKKIEKYGIKGIIIGKAFYEKTISLEEALEVAG; encoded by the coding sequence ATGATTGTTATTCCTGCTATTGATATTATGGATGGAAAGGCTGTGAGGCTTAAAAAAGGCAAAAAGGATACGGCTGTTGTATATAGCGAAAATCCGCTTGAAATAGTAGATTATTTCAACGATATAGGGATTGATAGAATTCATATTGTGGATTTAGATGCTGCATTTAGTGGTGGTAGAAAAAACAACAGGGAATTGATAAGAAAACTTGCAAGCAGGGCAAAGGCCTTTGTTGAGGTTGGCGGCGGTGTTAGGAGTTTGCTTGATGTGGAGGAGCTTTTGTGTTGTTATGTGAATAAGGTTGTAGTAGGCACAATGCCTGTAAAAAATCCTGGAGAGTTTGAAAAGGTCGCTGAGCGTTTTTCTGATAGGATTATAGCCGGTGTGGATGTTGAAAATGGTTTTGTTAAAATTTCTGGATGGGAAGAAAATCCTCATATCGATTACATAGCTTTTTTGCTTAAGATGAGGGATATGGGTATTAATGAAGCGATTATTACAGACATAAAAAAGGATGGCATGCTTGAGGGCATAGATTTTGAGTTTTATAAGGATATAGCGCTAAAGACAGACTTAGAGATAATCATTTCTGGTGGTGTGAAAGATATAGCGGATATAAAAAAAGCTAAAAAGATTGAAAAATACGGCATAAAAGGGATTATTATAGGTAAGGCGTTTTATGAAAAAACCATTTCTTTAGAAGAGGCCTTAGAGGTGGCAGGATGA
- a CDS encoding MBL fold metallo-hydrolase — protein sequence MIKITTIVENTATKARFKAEHGLSMLVERDGETVLFDTGQTDALIHNAKLLGIDLSKIDKVVLSHGHYDHAGGLKYLLEIAKPKIYAHPEIFRKRYSKLSDDGNLRYIGIEDREFYEQLGAEFVLSSEPVEVADGIYTTGFEKMVTDFEEVDKNFVYYKGDKLFKDYVDDDMSLVIDTNRGLLVLFGCAHRGIINIMLDAQKKFSKEVFGFLGGTHLGVAGELQQQRTIEELKLMDLSIMGPSHCTGMLMTAKLYCEFKEAVVFNNVGTITLIA from the coding sequence ATGATTAAAATCACCACTATTGTGGAAAATACTGCAACAAAAGCGAGATTTAAAGCAGAGCATGGATTGAGTATGCTTGTTGAGCGCGATGGAGAGACCGTGCTGTTTGATACAGGTCAGACGGATGCCTTGATTCACAATGCAAAGCTGCTTGGTATAGATCTTTCAAAAATCGATAAGGTTGTTCTGTCGCATGGGCATTACGACCATGCCGGAGGTTTGAAGTATCTGCTTGAGATTGCAAAACCTAAGATTTATGCGCATCCAGAGATCTTCAGAAAGAGATATTCAAAGCTCAGTGATGATGGAAATTTACGCTATATTGGTATTGAGGATAGAGAGTTTTATGAACAGCTGGGGGCTGAGTTTGTTTTAAGCAGTGAGCCTGTGGAGGTGGCAGATGGCATCTATACGACAGGCTTTGAGAAGATGGTAACCGATTTTGAGGAAGTGGATAAAAATTTTGTTTACTATAAAGGCGATAAGCTTTTTAAGGATTATGTGGATGATGACATGAGCCTTGTGATTGACACGAACAGGGGTTTGCTTGTGCTGTTTGGTTGTGCACATAGGGGAATAATCAATATTATGCTGGATGCACAAAAGAAATTTTCCAAAGAAGTTTTTGGTTTTTTGGGCGGCACGCATCTTGGTGTAGCAGGCGAATTGCAGCAGCAAAGAACAATAGAAGAGCTTAAACTTATGGATCTTTCCATAATGGGTCCATCTCATTGTACGGGGATGCTTATGACAGCAAAACTATACTGTGAATTCAAAGAGGCGGTGGTATTCAATAATGTTGGCACTATAACATTGATTGCTTAA
- a CDS encoding fumarylacetoacetate hydrolase family protein, which yields MKAVVFDKKEVIPSKVVCIARNYVAHIEELKNEMPDQMALFIKPNSAICDELILPELGECHYEGEITFIIENGGFAGVGFGLDLTLRDIQGQLKEKGLPWEKAKAFDCAAVFSEFVRFDGDINRLGIELYINGVLKQQGDVSLMINKPDAILDEAKRYFTFYDYDLLMSGTPKGVGSFEKNDEFLGRILYDGEVIVEKRWVVK from the coding sequence ATGAAGGCTGTTGTGTTTGATAAAAAGGAGGTTATTCCTTCAAAGGTTGTATGTATCGCCAGAAACTATGTTGCCCATATTGAAGAGTTGAAAAACGAAATGCCCGATCAGATGGCTTTGTTTATAAAGCCAAACAGCGCAATATGTGATGAGTTGATTTTACCTGAACTTGGAGAATGCCATTACGAGGGTGAAATAACATTCATTATAGAAAATGGAGGATTTGCAGGTGTTGGGTTTGGTCTTGATCTAACCTTAAGGGATATTCAGGGACAGCTGAAGGAGAAAGGCCTGCCGTGGGAGAAAGCCAAAGCCTTTGATTGTGCTGCTGTGTTTAGTGAGTTTGTGAGATTTGATGGCGATATAAATAGATTGGGTATTGAGCTTTACATAAACGGTGTTTTGAAACAGCAGGGTGATGTGTCTTTGATGATAAACAAACCCGATGCTATTTTAGACGAGGCAAAAAGGTATTTTACTTTTTATGATTACGATTTATTGATGAGTGGCACACCAAAGGGTGTTGGTAGTTTTGAGAAAAACGATGAGTTTTTAGGCAGGATTCTGTATGATGGAGAGGTGATTGTTGAGAAACGGTGGGTTGTAAAATGA
- a CDS encoding STT3 domain-containing protein, whose protein sequence is MSSKYMPLKIFIVFIFAVFVASFYYRFHQYQVWEEYPQVYMIGTDHPAMTTLDAYYWLRYAKEYKNGSYYINDNDTLRAFPEGTKKPEPVPLISFIIAWISKIFNTGIYYSGLYIIPLFASLFVFPLGFYLYRKEMPIAGIAASVVGSFAWMYAIRTAMGRVDTDLLQLFFLFAGSLGVFAVSKTESEKRRYIYSFLLGLNFLLFGWWYAHFGIDVVYLLVLIVMLIIRKVPAKQIATSVLLFIIFANPLWVFSGFSGVFEFFNSYNKIKTVSGNFPNVKLTITEAEHLNIAKTLKYMLSNPLFDTLGIVFAIAALLFMRWDAIPLLPIFLLGLLSFRSSNRMVMFLAPFVGLGWGFLLDMVMRFIAQRNKNELFLKISAAIIAFAVSFSLLQFGAYRFVPAPSIAAPIIKSFEEIHNRFKKGVIFTWWDYGYAIEDIAGFATYQDGGAHGGARTYLVAHALSVDNQTLLYHTVSFMDRFGVKPVMKAIHDNISTRKAVERVFDYSKPIGSRDNYLLFSYDMIGKFYSISFLGRWDFKRKKSHPLSYEIFNCSGFKNGMFFCRQGNIDINRGLVIIGERAIPIKTLYFIEDGYVARTKSFEYPRGAYLELCFKKGKKLTFLFGLLTNKEVVDSNFNRLFIMGDYNDKYFEEVYNNFPFVRMYRVK, encoded by the coding sequence ATGAGCAGTAAGTATATGCCGCTTAAAATTTTTATCGTTTTTATCTTTGCCGTTTTTGTGGCTTCTTTTTATTACAGATTCCATCAATATCAGGTGTGGGAGGAGTATCCCCAGGTTTACATGATCGGCACAGACCATCCTGCTATGACAACGCTTGATGCCTACTACTGGCTTAGGTATGCAAAGGAGTATAAAAACGGCAGCTATTATATCAATGATAATGATACACTCAGAGCATTTCCTGAAGGTACAAAAAAGCCAGAACCTGTGCCTTTGATAAGTTTTATAATTGCCTGGATATCCAAAATATTCAATACGGGGATCTACTATAGCGGCTTATATATCATTCCCCTTTTTGCCAGTTTATTTGTTTTTCCGCTTGGTTTTTATCTTTATAGAAAAGAGATGCCGATTGCAGGGATTGCAGCTTCTGTTGTGGGTAGTTTTGCATGGATGTATGCGATAAGAACGGCGATGGGCAGGGTTGATACCGATCTTTTGCAGCTGTTTTTTCTTTTTGCAGGCAGTTTAGGTGTTTTTGCTGTATCTAAAACCGAAAGCGAAAAAAGGCGATACATCTATTCTTTTCTTTTAGGCTTAAACTTCCTTTTGTTTGGCTGGTGGTATGCACATTTTGGTATAGATGTTGTGTATCTTCTTGTTTTGATTGTTATGCTTATTATCAGAAAGGTTCCAGCAAAGCAGATAGCCACATCTGTTTTATTGTTTATTATCTTTGCCAATCCTTTGTGGGTTTTTAGTGGCTTTAGCGGTGTTTTTGAATTTTTCAACAGTTATAATAAAATAAAAACCGTTTCGGGTAATTTCCCAAACGTTAAACTTACTATCACCGAAGCAGAGCATCTAAATATTGCAAAGACGCTTAAATATATGCTGTCAAATCCATTGTTTGACACACTGGGAATTGTCTTTGCAATAGCTGCATTGTTGTTTATGAGGTGGGATGCAATTCCCCTACTGCCCATATTTTTACTTGGACTTTTATCGTTTAGAAGTTCAAACAGGATGGTGATGTTTCTTGCGCCATTTGTTGGTTTGGGATGGGGTTTTTTGCTTGATATGGTTATGAGGTTTATTGCTCAAAGAAATAAAAATGAGTTGTTTTTGAAGATTTCTGCTGCAATTATTGCTTTTGCTGTATCGTTTAGCCTTCTTCAGTTTGGTGCTTACAGATTTGTGCCTGCACCTTCTATTGCAGCCCCTATAATTAAATCATTTGAGGAGATACACAACAGATTTAAAAAGGGGGTAATCTTTACCTGGTGGGATTACGGATATGCCATTGAGGATATAGCGGGTTTTGCTACATATCAGGATGGAGGCGCACACGGTGGTGCACGCACATACCTTGTTGCGCATGCATTAAGTGTTGATAATCAGACACTACTATACCATACAGTGTCGTTTATGGATCGATTTGGTGTAAAACCTGTTATGAAGGCGATTCATGATAATATTTCTACAAGGAAAGCTGTTGAGAGGGTATTTGATTATTCAAAGCCTATAGGCAGCCGTGATAATTATTTGCTGTTTAGCTACGATATGATTGGAAAGTTTTACTCTATCAGTTTTCTTGGCAGGTGGGATTTTAAAAGAAAGAAATCACATCCATTATCCTATGAGATATTTAATTGTAGTGGATTTAAAAACGGTATGTTTTTCTGCAGGCAGGGTAATATCGATATAAATCGGGGTCTTGTTATTATTGGCGAAAGAGCTATACCAATAAAAACACTCTACTTTATTGAAGATGGATATGTAGCAAGAACAAAGAGCTTTGAGTATCCACGAGGAGCTTATCTTGAGCTTTGTTTTAAAAAAGGCAAAAAACTCACATTCCTGTTTGGTCTTTTAACAAACAAAGAGGTGGTAGATAGCAATTTCAACAGGTTATTTATTATGGGCGATTATAACGACAAATACTTTGAGGAGGTTTATAACAACTTCCCCTTTGTGAGGATGTATAGGGTTAAATAG
- the rpsB gene encoding 30S ribosomal protein S2: MSYVTMKELLEAGVHFGHQTKRWNPKMKPFIFAARKDIHIIDLQKTIVYFDRAYEFLEEQAAQGKTVLFVCTKKQGKEEIKEAATSCNMPYVNEKWLGGLLTNFGTIQKSIEKLQRLEEMEESGEIEAYTKKEQKILRKRKEKLQRYLTGIRDMKELPDVVLIIDIKREELAVKEAKKLGIPIVALVDTNCDPDPIDYVIPGNDDAIRSIKLMATRLAEAIKNGQARYEKELELKAEEEAFEEGREEKLEAELQEEEE, translated from the coding sequence ATGTCTTATGTAACGATGAAGGAGCTGCTTGAGGCGGGTGTGCATTTTGGCCATCAGACCAAGCGTTGGAACCCCAAGATGAAGCCGTTTATCTTTGCGGCGAGGAAGGATATTCACATCATAGACCTTCAGAAAACCATTGTTTATTTTGACAGAGCTTATGAATTTTTAGAAGAACAGGCTGCACAGGGCAAAACGGTTCTGTTTGTCTGCACAAAAAAGCAGGGTAAAGAGGAGATTAAAGAGGCTGCTACATCCTGCAATATGCCCTATGTCAATGAAAAATGGCTTGGCGGTCTGTTAACCAACTTTGGCACAATTCAAAAAAGCATCGAAAAGCTACAGCGTCTTGAGGAGATGGAGGAATCAGGAGAAATTGAGGCTTACACAAAAAAGGAGCAAAAGATTTTAAGGAAAAGGAAAGAGAAGCTGCAGAGGTATTTGACAGGCATCAGGGATATGAAGGAGCTGCCCGATGTTGTGTTGATTATCGACATCAAAAGAGAGGAGCTTGCAGTAAAAGAGGCAAAAAAATTGGGGATTCCCATTGTTGCCCTTGTTGATACAAACTGCGACCCAGATCCGATCGATTATGTGATTCCCGGAAACGATGATGCAATCCGTTCTATAAAACTTATGGCAACCAGGCTTGCAGAGGCCATTAAAAACGGTCAGGCAAGGTATGAAAAGGAGCTTGAGCTGAAAGCCGAAGAGGAAGCTTTTGAGGAAGGCAGAGAAGAAAAATTAGAGGCAGAATTACAGGAGGAAGAGGAGTAA
- the tsf gene encoding translation elongation factor Ts, which produces MANITAAMVKELRDRTGAGMMACKKALEETGGDIEKAIDKLREMGLASAAKKAGREAKEGKVASYIHAGGKIGVLVEINCETDFVANTDDFNALCKDIAMHIAAAAPEYVSREEIPQDVVEKEKNIMKEQLKQQGKPEHILDKIVEGKIEKFYEEVCLLEQPFIKDPDMKVKDLVQNTIAKLGENIVVRRFARFKVGE; this is translated from the coding sequence ATGGCAAATATAACAGCTGCAATGGTTAAGGAGTTAAGGGATAGAACCGGTGCAGGTATGATGGCCTGCAAAAAGGCTTTAGAGGAAACAGGCGGAGATATAGAAAAGGCAATCGATAAACTCAGAGAGATGGGTCTTGCATCTGCTGCCAAAAAAGCTGGTAGGGAAGCAAAAGAAGGTAAGGTTGCAAGTTATATCCACGCAGGTGGCAAAATAGGTGTTCTTGTTGAGATTAACTGTGAAACAGATTTTGTTGCGAATACCGATGACTTTAACGCACTCTGCAAGGATATAGCCATGCATATAGCAGCAGCAGCACCTGAATATGTATCAAGGGAAGAGATACCGCAGGATGTTGTTGAAAAAGAGAAAAATATCATGAAGGAACAGCTGAAGCAGCAGGGCAAGCCTGAGCATATACTTGATAAGATCGTTGAAGGTAAAATTGAAAAGTTCTACGAAGAGGTATGCTTGCTTGAGCAGCCGTTTATCAAAGATCCTGATATGAAGGTAAAAGACCTCGTTCAGAATACGATAGCAAAGTTGGGTGAGAATATTGTTGTCAGGAGATTTGCACGCTTTAAAGTGGGTGAATAG
- the pyrH gene encoding UMP kinase → MEKPVFKRILLKLSGEALMGSLSYGICEDTIKGIAQQIKDVRELGVDVCTVIGGGNIFRGVKGAAMGMDRASADYMGMLATVINGLALQDALEKIGVPTRVISAIEMREIAEPYIRRRALRHLEKGRVIIFVAGTGNPYFTTDTAASLRAMEMGVDVILKATKVNGVYDKDPLVYSDAKLIKSITYIEVLDRNLRVMDSTAISMCMENKMPIIVFSIKQYGALKKIVLGENIGTVVR, encoded by the coding sequence ATGGAAAAACCTGTCTTTAAAAGAATACTGCTGAAATTAAGCGGGGAGGCCCTTATGGGCTCCCTTTCCTATGGTATCTGTGAGGATACGATTAAAGGCATCGCTCAGCAAATTAAGGATGTAAGAGAGTTGGGTGTTGATGTTTGCACGGTAATTGGTGGAGGAAATATTTTCAGAGGCGTTAAAGGTGCAGCAATGGGTATGGACAGGGCAAGTGCTGATTACATGGGAATGCTTGCCACTGTTATTAACGGTCTGGCACTGCAGGATGCTTTGGAAAAGATAGGGGTGCCAACAAGGGTAATAAGTGCCATTGAGATGCGTGAGATTGCAGAGCCCTACATAAGAAGGAGGGCTTTGAGGCATCTTGAAAAAGGAAGGGTTATCATTTTTGTGGCAGGCACGGGCAATCCCTATTTTACCACAGATACTGCTGCATCTTTAAGGGCTATGGAGATGGGTGTTGATGTTATTTTGAAAGCCACTAAGGTTAATGGTGTGTATGACAAAGATCCGCTTGTTTATTCAGATGCCAAATTGATTAAATCCATCACTTACATTGAGGTTTTAGACAGAAATTTGAGGGTTATGGATTCAACGGCTATTTCAATGTGTATGGAAAATAAGATGCCGATAATTGTTTTTTCAATCAAGCAGTATGGAGCACTGAAAAAGATTGTTTTGGGTGAAAATATCGGCACAGTAGTTAGATAG
- the frr gene encoding ribosome recycling factor: MDEAGLDAILKDLEEAMKKTISSYKKYLTTVKTGRAHVSVFENLRVEAYGQQMQIKQLATLSTPDATTVIIQPWDASTLKDIEKGILKANIGFTPQNDGKTIKIIIPPMTEEDRKKVVKLLKQETESYRVALRNARKKALKSVKDLEKDKVISEDESKRAEKDIKNKLDEYSKKLDELYESKEKEIMSI; the protein is encoded by the coding sequence ATGGATGAGGCTGGATTGGATGCGATTTTAAAGGATCTGGAAGAGGCGATGAAAAAAACCATCTCGTCTTATAAAAAGTATCTTACGACGGTAAAAACAGGCAGGGCTCATGTTTCTGTTTTTGAGAATCTCAGGGTTGAGGCATACGGTCAGCAGATGCAGATAAAGCAACTTGCAACATTGTCAACACCGGATGCAACAACGGTTATTATCCAGCCATGGGATGCAAGCACACTCAAAGATATAGAAAAGGGAATTCTAAAAGCGAATATCGGTTTTACGCCTCAGAATGATGGAAAAACGATAAAAATCATTATTCCTCCAATGACGGAGGAGGATAGAAAAAAGGTTGTAAAGTTATTGAAACAGGAAACAGAAAGCTATAGGGTTGCTCTGCGCAATGCCAGAAAAAAGGCACTTAAGTCTGTAAAGGATCTTGAAAAGGACAAGGTTATCTCAGAGGATGAGTCAAAGAGGGCAGAAAAAGACATTAAAAACAAGCTTGATGAATATTCAAAGAAGCTTGATGAGCTTTACGAGTCAAAAGAGAAAGAGATAATGAGTATTTGA